Genomic window (Melioribacteraceae bacterium):
TTATTGTTACTTATCTTCAGTTCTACAAAAGTTAATGCACAAGTGGATTCAATCAAGTCTTATGAATTAAATCCAGTAACTGTAACTTCTTCAAGGATTGAAACGGCATTGAAAAATTTATCCCCCGCCTCTAAAAATATAGTGATGCAAAACAGTGGGGCATCTTCAAATAATTCCTTAATGAGCACGCTGAGTAGCAAAATACCGGGTATATTTATAACTGAAAAGGGATTCGCTGGTTTTGGAATCAGTAATCCCGCCGGAAGAATATCTATCCGCGGATTGAATGGAATACAGCAGGTATTAGTTATAATTGATGGCAGACCGGAATATGCCGGATTGTTTGGGCATCCGATTTCCGATTTATACACAAATAGTTCAGTTTCATCTGTTGAAATTATCCCCGGATCAGCATCTGTTATTTATGGTGGTAATGCGATGGGTGGAGTAATTAATATTAAAACTAAATATCCTGAACTTGATGGGACCAGTTTTAATATTGGTACAAAATATGGCTCATTTAATACTTTTAACATTCATGGGTCTATAACATATAAAAAGGAAAGATTTTCAGCTCGACTGTTCCTTAATAATGATAACTCCGACAATGAGCGCCAATTCGCAAGTTATAATTCCCGATCAGCAAGCATAAACGCGAACTACAAGTTTAGTGATAATTGGGATTTGTCATTCAATTCTTCATTAGCTAGAATGAAATCACACGATCCGGGAACAGTTACAAATCCATTCTTAAATAATTCTGTTTGGTATGATGTGAGTCGTGCAGGACTTTCATTTAATCTCAAAAATAAATTTGAAAAAGTAGAAGGAAACAGTTTAATCTACTTCAACAGTGGTGTTCATGATGTATTTGATGGATTTCATTCCACTGATCAAATGATTGGAGTAGTTCTAAATCAAGGATATATTCTTAACAATAATACAGTTATTTCATTTGGTGGTGATTTTAAAAATTATGGGGGAACTGCCCGAAATAGAAACCCGATAGTTGATACAACTATCAGCGAAGCGGGTACTTATTTAATGGTATCTCAAAAGATAATTAACCAACTAACATTTAGCGGAGCATTGAGGTTGGCGAATCATTCTGTTTATGGTTCTAAGTTACTTCCGCAGGCTAGTGTTAATTACTCATTGAATACAATAACTTTTTTCGCAGGAATCTCGGAAGGGTTTCGAAGTCCTACAATTGCCGAATTATTTATGTTTGCAGCAAATATAAATCTTAAACCTGAATACTCATGGAATTATGAAATAGGATTTAAGGGTAATCCGATTTTAAAGAATTTATTGTTAAACGCATCTGCATATTTAATAGAGGGCAAAGATTTAATAGCAGGAGTGGGAATTCCTCCAAATAGGAAAAACCAAAATATTGGATCAATTAAAAATGTAGGTATTGAGTTATCAGCTAACTATCAGCCGGCAAATAATTTGTTTTTTAATTTCGGGTTTAGCCGCATTGACATGAAAACTAAGATTATCGGAGTGCCCGAATCACAACTATATGCTGAATCAATATTTAACTATAATAAATTTCAAACCACAATTAATATTAAGTCAGTTGGAAATCTTTATAAGCGAATCGCAACCAATTCTCTGCCCGAATTAAAAGAGAACTACGCGCTTTTAAATTTTGATATAACCTATAGTATCTTTAAAGATTTGAGAATATTCATAAAGGGTGATAATCTATTAAATAAAAAATATGAGATATTATCAGGTTACCCAATGCCTGGAAGAACCATTCTGATCGGAGCTAATTTTAGCGGAAATTTTAGCAAGTAGTGAAGAGTTTCGAGCAAAGAGTAATGAGTTAAAAAACATTTAATTGATAATGCATAATTCTCAATTCTTAGTTCTTAGTTCTTAGTTCATAATTCTCAATTCTTAATTCTCTCTCATCCTGTTGATGATTGTTATATTTTGATGATTGCAGACATCTTTCCCCTCTGCGGTAAACATATAATCGATTCTGTTTTGATAGAATTCGGTGATTTTTCCACGAACCATTTTCAATGTACTATTCAAAAATTTATTCTGTTCTGTGAATGATTCGCCGAGAACTGCAAAAGTTGTCGGCAGCCATCGTTCAGGAAATTGTCCGGAAAAAATACCATTTCCCCTAAACTTATCGAGTTCACTTTCGATCAATTTCAAAATTGAT
Coding sequences:
- a CDS encoding TonB-dependent receptor — translated: MKKYILLLLLIFSSTKVNAQVDSIKSYELNPVTVTSSRIETALKNLSPASKNIVMQNSGASSNNSLMSTLSSKIPGIFITEKGFAGFGISNPAGRISIRGLNGIQQVLVIIDGRPEYAGLFGHPISDLYTNSSVSSVEIIPGSASVIYGGNAMGGVINIKTKYPELDGTSFNIGTKYGSFNTFNIHGSITYKKERFSARLFLNNDNSDNERQFASYNSRSASINANYKFSDNWDLSFNSSLARMKSHDPGTVTNPFLNNSVWYDVSRAGLSFNLKNKFEKVEGNSLIYFNSGVHDVFDGFHSTDQMIGVVLNQGYILNNNTVISFGGDFKNYGGTARNRNPIVDTTISEAGTYLMVSQKIINQLTFSGALRLANHSVYGSKLLPQASVNYSLNTITFFAGISEGFRSPTIAELFMFAANINLKPEYSWNYEIGFKGNPILKNLLLNASAYLIEGKDLIAGVGIPPNRKNQNIGSIKNVGIELSANYQPANNLFFNFGFSRIDMKTKIIGVPESQLYAESIFNYNKFQTTINIKSVGNLYKRIATNSLPELKENYALLNFDITYSIFKDLRIFIKGDNLLNKKYEILSGYPMPGRTILIGANFSGNFSK